From the genome of Vicinamibacterales bacterium:
AGGGCCAGCCGCAGGGACGCGACGGCCAGCAGGCCGGGCAGCAGAACCAGCGCGGTCAGCAGGGACAGCAGGGCCAGGCCGGCCAACAGGGGCAACAAGGCCAACAGGGCCAGGCGGGTCAGCAGGGCCAACAGGGGCAGGGCGGCCAGCAGGGCCAGGGTGGACAGCAGGGCCAGGGCCAGGCGGGCCAGACCGCGCAGGGCGGCGGCGGCGGGAACGGCGACCGCATGGGCGGCTGGAACGACGACGGCGGCTGGGGCTGGGGCGACGCACGTCCCGGCAACTTCTCGCCCGACGACGTGCGCCAGTTCCGGGGCGAGGCGCGGCGCTACGCGCAGGACGTGGACGCGCTACGGCGGGGCCTGCGCGCCGAAGGGGTGGATTCCCGGGCGCTCGACGACATCCTGGCCAAGCTGAAGGCCCTGGATGATGACCGGGTCTACAAGGACGTCCGCGAGCTGGCCGGGCTCCAGTCGGCGGTCAGCGAAGGGCTGCGGCGCTTCGAGTTCGACCTGCGGCGGTCGGTGGAAGGCGACGCGGGCGACGTGCGGCTGACCGGCAGCGAGGACGTGCCCGCGGAGTTCAAGAGCCTGGTCGAGGAGTACTACCGCAGCCTCGCGAAGACGAAGGGCCGCGAGCGGTGAGACTGGGCCGGCGGGTGGCAGTGGCGGCGCTGGTCGTCCTCCTGGCCGCCGGCGGCGCGTTCGCGCAGTTCCGGGGCGGATGGGGGCGCATGCGCCGCGTGCCGCCCCGCTTTCCCGCCAACGAGGCCAGCTTCGACGGCGGCTTCAACTTCTGCCGCGTGATGTACTCCAGCCAGTGGCGGGAGGCGGGCGGCCAGGGCTGGTCCACCGACTACCCGGACGCCGACATCAACTTCTCCATCCGCTTCGCCGAGCTGACCAAGACCCGGGTGAGCCGGCAGGCGTCCGGCGTGCCCAACCACTTCGTGACGCGCCTGACCGATCCGTGGGTCTCGCGGTGCCCGTTCCTCCTGGCCTCCGACGTCGGCACGATGTCGCTGCGCGAGGACGAGGCGGCGGCGCTCCGGGACTACCTGCTGAAGGGCGGCTTCTTCTGGGTGGACGACTTCTGGGGCGCGCAGGCCTGGGACGTGTTCGAGAACGAGATGGCGCGCGTCCTGAACCCGGGGCAGTACCCGTTCCGCGACATCGGCCCCGATCACCCGATCTACCGCACGATGTTCCCGCTCGAGGCCCTGCCGCAGATCCCGTCCATCCAGTTCTGGCGCACGACCGGGGGCGCCACCTCCGAGCGCGGGAGCGACAGCGCGCAGGCCCACCTGCGCGGCATCCTCGACCCGAACGGCCGGCTGATGGTCCTGGCCACGCACAACACGGACATCTCCGATGCGTGGGAACGCGAGGGCGAGGACCCCGCGTACTTCTACGAGTTCTCGCCGAACGGCTACGCCACGGCCGTGAACATCCTGCTGTACGCGATGAGCCACTAACGGCGGGGCCCGCGTCTCGGGTCTCGGGTTCGCGGCCGTCACGAGCGCGGTAAGATCGCGGCGATGACGAAGAAGATCTGCGACACCATCCTCGACACCATCGGCCACACCCCGATGGTCAGGCTCAACCGGCTCACGAAGGGCGTCGTCGCCGCCGACGTCGTCGCCAAGATCGAGACGTTCAATCCCGGCAACTCGATCAAGGACCGGATGGCCTTGAAGATGATCGAGGATGCCGAGAAGGACGGCCGCCTGACGCCCGGCGGCACGATCATCGAGGGGACGTCGGGCAACACTGGCATGGGGCTGGCCATCGCCGCCGTCGTCAAGGGCTATCACTGCATCTTCACGACCACCGACAAGCAGTCCAAGGAGAAGGTGGATGCGCTGCGCGCCTTCGGGGCCGACGTGGTGGTCTGCCCCACGGACGTGGAGCCCGAGGACCCGCGTTCGTACTACTCGGTGTCGTCCCGGCTGGAGCGCGAGACGCCGAACAGCTGGAAGGCGAACCAGTACGACAACCCGTCGAACGCCCAGGCGCACTATGAGCAGACCGGCCCCGAGATCTGGGACCAGACCGACGGCCGCGTGGATCACCTGGTGGTGGGCGTGGGCACGGGCGGCACCATCTGCGGCGTGGGGAAGTACCTGAAGGAGCGCAAGCCGTCGGTGAAGGTGTGGGGCATCGACACCTACGGCTCGGTCTTCAAGAAGTACAAGGAGACCGGCGTCTTCGACAAGAACGAGATCTATCCGTACATCACGGAGGGAATCGGCGAGGACTTCCTGCCCCAGAACGTGGACTTCGGCGTGATCGACCACTTCGAGAAGGTGACCGACCGCGACGCCGCGATCATGACGAGCCGCATCGCGCGCGAGGAAGGCATCTTCGCCGGCAACTCGGCCGGCTCCGCCATGGCCGGCGTGCTGCAACTGGCGCCGCACTTCAAGGCGGGCGAGCTCGTCGTCGTGATCTTCCACGACCACGGCACCCGCTACCTCGGCAAGATGTACAACCCCGACTGGATGCGTGAGAAGGGGTTCCTCGACAAGAAGGGCCTGACCGCGAAGGACCTCGTGGCCGACCGCCAGAAGGCGAAGCTCGTGACCATCGAGCGGACGGGCACGGTGGCCGAGGCCGCGCACATCATGACCGAGCACGCGTACTCGCAGATCCCGGTGACGGCCGACGGGCGCCTGGTCGGCTCGGTGAACGAGGGCCACCTCTTCGCCGAGATCGTGAAGCACCCCGACCTGCTGCGGGGTCCGGTGGAGGCCATCATGGAGCCGGCCTTCCCGTTCGCGGACATCTCGACCGGCATCGAGGCGCTGGCCGGCATGATCACGCCCGCGACGCCCGCCGTGCTCGTCCGCGACTTCAAGAGCGACGAGACCTACATCATCACGCGCTGGGACGTGATTCGGGCCCTGAGCTAGTCTCGGAGCGCCGCGGGAGCCAGCGCTCCAGCACGGCGCGCATGTCGGCGATCCCGAAGGGCTTGGCCAGATAGTCGTCCATGCCCGCCGACAGGCACCGCTCCGAGTCGCCGGCGAGCGCGTCGGCCGTGAGCGCGACGATCGGCTGGCGGACGCGGCCGTGCCGGCTCTCCTGGGCGCGGATGGCGGCCGTCGCGGCGAAGCCGTCCAGTACCGGCATGTGGCAGTCCATGAAGATGAGGTCGTAGCGCGTGGTCTCGAGCGCCGTCAGGCACTCGCGCCCGTTGCTCACCACGTCCACCTCGCAGCCCATGCGGCTGAGCATGGCCATCGCCACCTGCTGGTTCACCTCGTTGTCCTCCACCACCAGCACCAGGCCCGCGAAGCGCGGCTTGGCCGTCGGCGGGGGCTCCACGGGCCGCGGCACCACGATCTCGGCGATGCAGTTGTAGAGCTCGGACTGACGCACCGGCTTGGCCAGGCAGCGGGCGATGCGGTGCTCGGACAGCGTCTCGCGCGACAGGTCGCGGCCGATGGAGCTCAGGACCACCAGGCCCATGCCCTGATGCCGGGTGTCCTGGCGCATCGCCGCCGCCAGCGACAGGCCGTCCATCCCCGGCATCTGCAGGTCCACGAGCGCGACGTCGTAGGGTTGCGCGGCGTCGCCGAGCGCGCGGAGCCCCTCGGCACCGGAGGCCACGCAGTCGGCCCGCGCGCCCCAGCGCGCGACGTGGCCCTGGAGCACCTCGCGGTTGGCCGCGTGGTCGTCCACGACGAGCACGCGGACGCCCGCCAGTGACGCGGGCGGGCGGGCGCGGACGCCGTCGGCCGACACGGTCATCGGCAGGGTGAAGCGGAACTCGGTGCCGAGGCCGCGCTCGGTCGTGAAGTCGATCTCGCCGCCCATCCGCTCGACGAGACGCTTGGCAATCGCCAGGCCGAGCCCGGAGCCGCCGTGCACGCGCGTGAGCGACGTGTCGCCCTGCTGGAAGGCGTCGAAGATCCGGGGCGCGAACTCCGCCGGGATGCCGGGCCCGGTGTCGCGCACCGAGACGTGCACGCGGACCCGGTCGGGCGCGTCCGGCAGCGGCTCGGCGTCGAGGCTCACCACCACCTCGCCCTCGTCGGTGAACTTCACGGCGTTGCCGAGGACGTTGGTCAGCACCTGGCGCACGCGGTCGGGGTCCCCCACCACCGCCGGCGGCACGGCCGGCGACGACCGGCACACCAGTTCCAGTCCCTTTCCGTGCGCCATCTCCGCCAGGAGCACGCAGACGTCGTCGGCCAGGTCGCGCACGTCGAAGGGGCGCTCGTCCAGCCGGATCTCGCCGGCCTCGATCTTCGAGAAGTCGAGGAGGTCGTTGATGACGGTCAGCAGCGACTCGGCGGACCGGTTGGCCGTCTCGGCGAGACGCCGCTGTTCGGGCGAGAGCGGCGAGGCGAGCAGCAGCTCTGTCATGCCCAGCACGCCGTTCATGGGCGTGCGGATCTCGTGGCTCATGTTGGCGAGGAACGACGACTTGACGCGGCTCGCCTCCTCGGCCACTTCCTGGGCGTGGAGCCGGCGCTCCACCTCGCGGCGCAGCCCGGCGTTCATCGTCTCGGTGGCCGCCTGGGCCGCGGTCAGGGACCGCACGAGATCGTCGTTCTCGAACCGCAGCCGGAACGACGTCCCCATCGCGTCGCTGTGCCGGGACCCGATGGCCAGCATCGCCACCAGGTAGACGATCATGGCCAGCGCCGTGAAGATGTTCGCGGGACCGCCGAGCCACAGGGTGAAGACGGCGTAGGGGACGACCAGGGGAATCGTGAAGGCGGCGTAGGCGGCGATGAGCGGGGCGAGCGTGGCCAGGCCGCCGGCCGACACGCCGGCCAGCACCATGACGATCGCGGCGTCCCGCTCGGGCACGCCGTCCGGATGGAGCGCCGCCATGCCCAGGCCCCAGACGAGCCCGCCCAGCGCCGACGCCACGACGTAGCGGCGGGCCGCCGCCTCGACGGCCGGCGGGTCCAGGACCGCGGCTCCGCCGTACGCGCGGGCGACCGCCAGGCGGCCCAGGCTGGCCGCGATCGACGCGGCGAGCCAGACCCCGAGGGACGCGGACGACACGGTGCCGTACAGGACGGCGACGGTGGCGATCTGGGCCGCCGTGGCCGCGCCGAGGCTGGGCGGGGTGACGTCCAGGAGCATCTTCACGCGGGCGGCGGCGACGCGCGCGTCCATGGCCTCAGACGCCGGGCCCCGGGGCTGGTCGTCTGCGGAGTACATCAGCCTCAGTATCGGTGCTGGACCAGCCGGACTGCATCTTTTCGGCACACCCCGGCCATAATGGGACGTCATGGCCCCCTCGCGGATGCAGGCTCGGGCGGTCTTCCTCGCCTCGAGCGGATTGGCCTGCACGCCCTGGCGACGCCGTGCGTGGATCGCCTGCCTCGCCGGCCTCCTGTGGAGCCTGCCGGCGTCGGCCCAGCCGGCCGCGGACACCCGCCTGACCGAGGCCATCGGCTGGTACACCGGCACGGCCGGACGCATCGACGACGCACGCGCGCGCGGCCTGATCGACGCCGCCGCCAGGGACGGCGACGTCCTGGCCCGCATGTGGGTGGCGCGGGCCTACTCGCGCGGCCGCCTCGGCTACTCCCGCGATCCGGAACGGGCGCGCATCATCGCGCGGCAGCTGCTGAGCTCGGTCAGGCGCCAGGCCGACGCCGGCAGCATCGAAGCCGCCTTCCTGATGGGCACCGCGTACGACGAGGGCCTGGGCGTGGCGGAGGACCCCGCGACCGCGCTCCGGTGGCTCCAGAAGGCCGCGGCCGGCGGACACACGCTGGCCGAGCACAACATCGGCAACGCCTACCTCGCGGGCCGCGGCGTGGCCGCGGACCCCGCCGCCGCCGTCACGTGGTGGCTGAAGGCCGCGTCCAAGGGCGACGCGGTGCCGCAGCTGCGGCTGGGCGAGGCCTACGAGACCGGACGGGGCGTGGCCGTCGACCTCGACTCGGCCCGCCGGTGGTACGCCGACGCGGCCGCGCGGGGCAACGCGGCGGCGAAGGCGGCGCTCAAGCGGCTGAGCGGCGGCCACTGATCGGCCCGCCAGGGCGCGGCCGGCGGGCGCACTCCCCGCCAACGGCGGGTGCCGCGGATCGAACGGCCGCCCGCGGTGGTTCCCTGGCCGAACGGCGCCCGGGCTAGAATCGTCTCCTCGACACGGGAGGGGACGACACGCCATGGGCCTGATGGACTACATCAAGACACAGTTCGTCGAGATCATCGAATGGACCGACGACTCGCGCGACACGATCAGCTGGCGCTTCCCCGACGACGACAAGGAAATCAAGAACGGCGCGCAGCTCATCGTCCGCGAATCGCAGACGGTGCAGTTCGTGTACCTCGGTGAGTTCGGCGACACGTTCGGGCCCGGCAAGCACGCGCTCACCACCGACAACATCCCCGTCCTCACGCAGCTCAAGAGCTGGAAGTACGGCTTCGAGTCGCCCTTCAAGGCCGACGTCTACTTCGTCAACACGCGCCTCTTCACGGGCAACAAGTGGGGCACGTCGAACCCCATCATGATGCGCGACCCCGACTTCGGCATCGTCCGCCTGCGCGCGTTCGGCACGTACGACTTCAAGGTCGTCGACGTGCGGACGTTCTTGAAGGAGGTCGCCGGGTCGGACCACAACTTCCGGCTCGACGAGTTCGCCGACACGATGCGCTCGCGCATCGTCAGCGTGTTCAGCGACGCCATCGCGTCCGCCAAGGTCCCGGCGCTCGACATCGCCACCCGCTACCAGGAGGTCGGCGAGGCGCTCCTGCCCCTCATCAACCCCGCGCTCGAGCTCAAGTACGGCATCACGATCCCGAGCTTCATCCTCGAGAACTGCTCGGTGCCGCCCGAAGTCGAGGCCGCCATCGACAAGCGCTCCAGCATGGGCGCCATCGGCAACCTGAACGACTACGTGAAGTACCAGATGGCCCAGGGCATGGGCCAGGCGGGCGGAGGCGGCGGCGTGGCCGGGTCCGCCGCCGAAGTCGCCATGGGCTTCGCCATGGCGCAGCAGATGATGAACCAGCCGGGCGGCATCCTCGGCGGCCAGCCGTCGGCGGCCGCGCCGGGTGCCGGCCGTCCGGACATCCTCACGCCCGCCGACGTCGCCACGGTGCTGGGCGTCACCGAGGCCGACGTCGTCGCGACGCTGGAGAGCGGCGACCTGAAAGGCAAGAAGATCGGGACGGCCTGGCGCGTCACGCGCGCGGCCCTCGACGAGTTCCTCGCCCACTGACGCCAGCAGTGGCCACCGAGCCGCCGCCACTGCCGCCGCCGCCGCCGCTGCCGTCCGCGCCGGCGAACCCGGACGACGTCGCCGCGCTCGTCGCGCACGAGTGCCCGGCGTGCGGCGCCGAAGCCCGGTGGGATCCGGCGCGCCAGGCGCTGGTGTGCCCGTACTGCGGCACCGTGTCGCCGGCGGAACTGGCCAGCGACGGATCGCTCGTCAGGGAGCACGACCTCGCCCAGGCGCTTCGCGCCATCCCGGCAGCGCAGCGCGGGTGGGAACGCGACCGGGTCCCGGTGCAGTGCCAGAGCTGCCGCGCGATCTCGCTCTTCGAGCCCGACCGCGTCGCCCAGCGCTGCGAGTTCTGCGGGTCGCCGTCGGTGGTCCCGTACACCAGCACGCGCAACGTCATCTATCCCGAGAGCCTGCTGCCGTTCACGATCAGCGAGGCCCAGGTGCGCGAGTCGATCCGGCGCTGGTACGCGAGCCGGTGGTTCGCGCCGAACCGGTTGAAGCGCGCCGCCCTCACCGATCGTGTGGGCGGCGTCTACCTGCCCTACTGGACGTTCGACGCGCAGGTGTACGCGCGGTGGCGGGCGGAAGCCGGCCACTACTACTACGAGACACACGCGGTGTGGCGCAACGGCCGTCGCGAGCAGGTCCGCGAGCGGCGGGTGCGCTGGGAGCCCGCCGCCGGCGACCTCACCACGGCCTTCGACGACGAGCTGGTCGCGGCCACGCAGGGCCTCCATGCCCGCCTGCTGAAAGCCATCGAGCCGTTCCCCACGCGGGACCTGAAGCCGTACGACCGGGGCTACGTGTCCGGCTGGGTCGTCGAGCAGTACCAGATCGACCTGGTCGCCGCCGCCGAGCGCTCGCGCGCGGAGATGGACGCGAAGGTCCGGGCCCGGTGCGCGCAGCAGATTCCGGGCGACACCTACCGCAACCTTGAGGTGGCCGCCACCTACAGCGGACAGACCTTCAAGCACACGCTCCTGCCCGTGTGGCTCCTCTCCTACGACTACGGCAGGAAGAGCTACCAGGTGGTGGTCAACGGCGTCACCGGCGTCATCGCCGGCGAGCAGCCCTACAGCTGGGTGAAGATCCTCTTCGCCGTGCTCGCCCTCATCGTCGCGATCGCGGTCATCGCCATGCTCCAGAACTAGGCTGGCCGCGACGGGCGGTCCCGGCACGCCGGAGTGCGGTTCCGGCGGCCGCCGTCCGTCCAGCCGTTCGTCACTTCGGCCTTGTCCGCCCGCCCGTCGGCAGGCTAGCGTCGGCGGCATGCCCAAGCCCGCCGCCGCGCTCCTCGTCCTGTCCGTGCTCGGCCTGCCCGCGTCGCAGGCGCCGTCCACCCGGCCGGGACTGACCGGCACCGTGGTGGTCGTGAACCAGCAGGCGGATACGGTCACGCTCGTCGACCTGAAGACGATGGAGGCCTACCGGCACGTCCCCGTCGTGGGCGGCCCGCACGAGGCCGCCGCGTCGCCGGACGGCCGCCGCGTGATCGTGACCAACTACAACAAGCAGGGCGCGGGGCCGCAGAAGGCGCTGAGCCTCCTGGCGCTGCCGAGCGGCGACACGCTGAAGACGATCGACCTGGGCGACTACCGGGCGCCGCACGACGTCCGCTGGGTGGATCCGTCGAGGGTCGTGGTCACGTCCGAGGCGAACCAGGCACTGCTGGTCGTGAACGTCGAGACCGGCGCCATCGAGCGCGTGTTCCGCACCGAGGCCGCGGTGTCGCACATGCTGGCCCTCTCCACGGACCGGACCCGCCTCTACTGCTCGAACATGCGCGATGGCAGCGTGAGCGCGTTCGACTTCCGGACGGGCGAGAAGATCGCCGACATCCGGACGGGCAAGGAATGCGAGGGCGTCGGCGTGACGCCCGACGGCCGCTGGGTGTGGGCGGGCAACCGCGCGGCCGACACCATCTCGATCATCGACACGCGGTCGTTGCAGGTGGTGAAGCACCTGCCGTCGGCCGGCTTCCCGTACCGCGTGCAGTTCACGCCAGACGGCACGTCCGCCCTGGTGCCCCACGCCCAGGCCTCCTCGCTCGTCGTCGGCGACGTGGCCACCCAGACCATCGCCAAATCGATCCCGCTCGGCCTGACGAAGGTCGAGAAGCCAGAGACGGCCGGCGTCTTTCCCCATCCGGACAACCGGCATGCCTTCGTGACGGTCAGGAACGACGACTCGATGCTGGTCCTGGATCTGGTCACGGGCCAGACGCTGGCCCGCGTCGGCGTGCAGGCGAGCCCGGACGGCGTCACGTACTCCCCGATCCAGCGCTAGCGCGATCGCGCCGCCGGCCGACCCCGCGAGTTGACACGGTCGGCGCAGGCGTTGTATTTAACCATTTAGCTAATTAACCGTCTGGTTCATTCAACCCACGATGCCCACCGACGCCCTGAGCCGCACGTTCGCCGCCCTCGCCGACCCCACCAGACGCGCCATCCTGGCCCGCCTGGCGTCCGGGGAATGCTCCGTGACGGAGCTGGCCGAGCCCTTCGACATGAGCCTGCCGGCCATCTCGAAGCACCTCCGGGTGCTCGAGCGGGCCGGGCTGGTGGCCCGACGGGCGGAGGCGCAGTTCCGCCATTGCCGCCTGGAGCCCGAGCGGCTCCAGGACGCCGTGGACTGGGCCGCGCACTCCATCCAGCGCTGGCGCGGACGGATGGATCGCCTCGACGCCCACCTGCAGCGCATGCAGGCCAAGGAGACCCGACATGCTCGTACGTCCCGACGTCAATAGCGCCACCTTCGAAGTCACCATGCCGTCACCGGTCGAGATCCGGATGACCCGCCTCTTCGACGCGCCGCCGGCGCTCGTCTTCGAGGCCATGACGCGACCCGA
Proteins encoded in this window:
- a CDS encoding DUF4159 domain-containing protein, with protein sequence MRLGRRVAVAALVVLLAAGGAFAQFRGGWGRMRRVPPRFPANEASFDGGFNFCRVMYSSQWREAGGQGWSTDYPDADINFSIRFAELTKTRVSRQASGVPNHFVTRLTDPWVSRCPFLLASDVGTMSLREDEAAALRDYLLKGGFFWVDDFWGAQAWDVFENEMARVLNPGQYPFRDIGPDHPIYRTMFPLEALPQIPSIQFWRTTGGATSERGSDSAQAHLRGILDPNGRLMVLATHNTDISDAWEREGEDPAYFYEFSPNGYATAVNILLYAMSH
- a CDS encoding pyridoxal-phosphate dependent enzyme → MTKKICDTILDTIGHTPMVRLNRLTKGVVAADVVAKIETFNPGNSIKDRMALKMIEDAEKDGRLTPGGTIIEGTSGNTGMGLAIAAVVKGYHCIFTTTDKQSKEKVDALRAFGADVVVCPTDVEPEDPRSYYSVSSRLERETPNSWKANQYDNPSNAQAHYEQTGPEIWDQTDGRVDHLVVGVGTGGTICGVGKYLKERKPSVKVWGIDTYGSVFKKYKETGVFDKNEIYPYITEGIGEDFLPQNVDFGVIDHFEKVTDRDAAIMTSRIAREEGIFAGNSAGSAMAGVLQLAPHFKAGELVVVIFHDHGTRYLGKMYNPDWMREKGFLDKKGLTAKDLVADRQKAKLVTIERTGTVAEAAHIMTEHAYSQIPVTADGRLVGSVNEGHLFAEIVKHPDLLRGPVEAIMEPAFPFADISTGIEALAGMITPATPAVLVRDFKSDETYIITRWDVIRALS
- a CDS encoding response regulator, with the translated sequence MYSADDQPRGPASEAMDARVAAARVKMLLDVTPPSLGAATAAQIATVAVLYGTVSSASLGVWLAASIAASLGRLAVARAYGGAAVLDPPAVEAAARRYVVASALGGLVWGLGMAALHPDGVPERDAAIVMVLAGVSAGGLATLAPLIAAYAAFTIPLVVPYAVFTLWLGGPANIFTALAMIVYLVAMLAIGSRHSDAMGTSFRLRFENDDLVRSLTAAQAATETMNAGLRREVERRLHAQEVAEEASRVKSSFLANMSHEIRTPMNGVLGMTELLLASPLSPEQRRLAETANRSAESLLTVINDLLDFSKIEAGEIRLDERPFDVRDLADDVCVLLAEMAHGKGLELVCRSSPAVPPAVVGDPDRVRQVLTNVLGNAVKFTDEGEVVVSLDAEPLPDAPDRVRVHVSVRDTGPGIPAEFAPRIFDAFQQGDTSLTRVHGGSGLGLAIAKRLVERMGGEIDFTTERGLGTEFRFTLPMTVSADGVRARPPASLAGVRVLVVDDHAANREVLQGHVARWGARADCVASGAEGLRALGDAAQPYDVALVDLQMPGMDGLSLAAAMRQDTRHQGMGLVVLSSIGRDLSRETLSEHRIARCLAKPVRQSELYNCIAEIVVPRPVEPPPTAKPRFAGLVLVVEDNEVNQQVAMAMLSRMGCEVDVVSNGRECLTALETTRYDLIFMDCHMPVLDGFAATAAIRAQESRHGRVRQPIVALTADALAGDSERCLSAGMDDYLAKPFGIADMRAVLERWLPRRSETSSGPESRPSA
- a CDS encoding tetratricopeptide repeat protein, translating into MAPSRMQARAVFLASSGLACTPWRRRAWIACLAGLLWSLPASAQPAADTRLTEAIGWYTGTAGRIDDARARGLIDAAARDGDVLARMWVARAYSRGRLGYSRDPERARIIARQLLSSVRRQADAGSIEAAFLMGTAYDEGLGVAEDPATALRWLQKAAAGGHTLAEHNIGNAYLAGRGVAADPAAAVTWWLKAASKGDAVPQLRLGEAYETGRGVAVDLDSARRWYADAAARGNAAAKAALKRLSGGH
- a CDS encoding SPFH domain-containing protein → MGLMDYIKTQFVEIIEWTDDSRDTISWRFPDDDKEIKNGAQLIVRESQTVQFVYLGEFGDTFGPGKHALTTDNIPVLTQLKSWKYGFESPFKADVYFVNTRLFTGNKWGTSNPIMMRDPDFGIVRLRAFGTYDFKVVDVRTFLKEVAGSDHNFRLDEFADTMRSRIVSVFSDAIASAKVPALDIATRYQEVGEALLPLINPALELKYGITIPSFILENCSVPPEVEAAIDKRSSMGAIGNLNDYVKYQMAQGMGQAGGGGGVAGSAAEVAMGFAMAQQMMNQPGGILGGQPSAAAPGAGRPDILTPADVATVLGVTEADVVATLESGDLKGKKIGTAWRVTRAALDEFLAH
- a CDS encoding cytochrome D1 domain-containing protein → MPKPAAALLVLSVLGLPASQAPSTRPGLTGTVVVVNQQADTVTLVDLKTMEAYRHVPVVGGPHEAAASPDGRRVIVTNYNKQGAGPQKALSLLALPSGDTLKTIDLGDYRAPHDVRWVDPSRVVVTSEANQALLVVNVETGAIERVFRTEAAVSHMLALSTDRTRLYCSNMRDGSVSAFDFRTGEKIADIRTGKECEGVGVTPDGRWVWAGNRAADTISIIDTRSLQVVKHLPSAGFPYRVQFTPDGTSALVPHAQASSLVVGDVATQTIAKSIPLGLTKVEKPETAGVFPHPDNRHAFVTVRNDDSMLVLDLVTGQTLARVGVQASPDGVTYSPIQR
- a CDS encoding metalloregulator ArsR/SmtB family transcription factor → MPTDALSRTFAALADPTRRAILARLASGECSVTELAEPFDMSLPAISKHLRVLERAGLVARRAEAQFRHCRLEPERLQDAVDWAAHSIQRWRGRMDRLDAHLQRMQAKETRHARTSRRQ